From Pelotomaculum schinkii, one genomic window encodes:
- a CDS encoding AAA family ATPase — protein MVYLNLFTFPNGDMEFDFFIKKVKRTCYDSFYPFKILSEHGLERIDFEPVTILYGGNGSGKSTALNIIAEKTGISRDSIYNKSNFFPDYVNMCEMHLKASIPENSRIITSDDVFDYMLNIRNLNEGIDQKREKLFEEYLDAKYSSFQMKSIADYEQLKKVNNARFKTQSRFVRNELIDNVREYSNGESAFLYFTEKIGENGLYILDEPENSLSPMRQMELMKFIEDSARFFGCQFIISTHSPFLLAMRGAKIYDLDKSPVDVKRWTELENVRIYYDFFKKHENEF, from the coding sequence ATGGTTTATTTAAATCTTTTTACATTTCCCAATGGGGATATGGAATTTGACTTTTTCATAAAAAAGGTAAAAAGAACGTGCTATGACTCTTTTTATCCATTTAAGATATTATCAGAACATGGTCTTGAAAGAATTGATTTTGAGCCAGTAACGATTTTATATGGCGGAAATGGTTCAGGTAAATCAACTGCATTAAATATTATAGCAGAAAAAACAGGAATCAGTCGTGACTCTATTTATAATAAATCTAATTTTTTTCCTGACTATGTTAATATGTGTGAGATGCACCTTAAAGCCAGTATCCCTGAAAATAGCAGAATAATTACCAGTGATGATGTATTTGACTATATGTTGAATATCCGTAACTTAAATGAAGGAATTGACCAAAAACGGGAAAAGCTTTTTGAAGAATATTTGGATGCAAAATATTCTAGTTTTCAGATGAAATCTATAGCAGATTACGAGCAACTTAAAAAAGTAAATAATGCCAGATTTAAAACGCAGTCCCGTTTTGTAAGAAATGAATTGATTGATAATGTGCGGGAATATTCGAATGGGGAAAGTGCATTTCTATATTTCACTGAAAAAATAGGTGAAAATGGTCTTTATATATTGGATGAGCCTGAAAACAGTCTTTCGCCAATGCGTCAGATGGAGTTAATGAAGTTTATTGAGGACTCTGCACGGTTTTTTGGCTGTCAGTTTATTATCTCCACGCATTCTCCGTTTCTGCTTGCCATGCGTGGAGCTAAAATATATGATCTTGATAAAAGCCCGGTTGATGTGAAACGGTGGACAGAATTGGAAAATGTACGTATATATTATGACTTTTTCAAAAAACATGAAAACGAGTTTTGA
- a CDS encoding TerB N-terminal domain-containing protein, whose translation MLSFISSLFAQKPIIFELSYSNNTAMFTLRAGIKGKPYPIGEALSRFSRLHFPISVKDVNGAMQIKPQDVEAVRAWLFHLTKAVGEKHAIYRCDALSEAIKQVDIPSSFILSFSEREGGVFCAPPEGVTVLAENGWFLSGDTMWHVAVGDAVSQSLHDPVVGHQLVELLSKGVPALINSGIRVECPYSYDRAPYLWISIKDVTKDHVALQREMHTGELRPVYGAQDYVWDGNTLRPKQYDALVERIFAQGDSVVLTGDDIPKLVMAAFSTWKSFLKGEIQRLLELHTVYENGELLLNAYSEQHNGIGKAYARAEVWAGGKRFSAAQLSRAILPDNKFVQTDDGWFSIELLEKLGLGRMGRLADGCSIEKPFTLSAEELLSCGGDRLSGPWKRMITDSLIREQSGKTRAYSHLRFLAEWGLSGGLNGSGVKHINALLELIHELSSKSPQLRLLIVGKKQRLDEIYTGLQPLSPLWLDGSKKDSSAPVQSSLIIIATTNSITKNEVPPSLKFDILVLIEPDIMTKSNSTKIFASLEKLKARIRIALYADMEYMKRYQTQLVQHELLGITRWSVTDCLIINPFKPLPHLPKPYVFKQVALKTQQTFAEIQLQGEPAPNKGVPIPQRTELTTNIGFRPQINISFRTGEQYFVEQAQNFSTKTVKQARFTPFMTYWPTYESMTSTQSQWYFYWRARVRCGEYPNTDLSYIFLYVYELINLVGCESPLEGYQKLMNVWRAYRALFPKLDRYLAAWVNDFILAHDLEVPADEISNMCGCPVGQNTLDNLLLMKFGERPLRIDLPLLSQAANYDITRSKFYQSVHASLCDEYIPKAVALVDAFLEKKQGRRIVEMFNPGYVQRERYLFQSALYAGEPRTIKINAIPLSTHSPLRDFLAQVIRHTENKLREIKDFSSKLRGIDLEEDLCKLIDAYMEREFFKKREVQEKITIDANKLARAAAEAEETQRMLMIENTEEQMDAHAPDLIKAMPEDTMVTSIPVRPDDTPDGLLTDLAVVAELLSQLDESECLLINTLSKHGWEMTSSALQAIMPSCMTEEVVDQINEKALRILGSLLIVQESQLHLIDEDYRDELEFLRTYPAQEAQVHAVWNADGLDAEWRELCQKLSPCQLDTLYAMVRGASRQDLQSIAEKAETMVEPVLDSINEAAIETVGDLLIEDGAVLEEYFEPVKRLFSVEDE comes from the coding sequence ATGTTATCATTTATATCTAGTCTTTTTGCACAAAAACCTATTATCTTTGAATTGAGCTATAGCAACAATACTGCAATGTTTACACTGCGTGCTGGAATAAAGGGCAAACCCTATCCCATCGGGGAAGCACTGTCAAGGTTTAGTCGCCTGCATTTTCCCATAAGCGTTAAAGATGTGAATGGAGCTATGCAAATAAAACCGCAAGACGTTGAGGCGGTACGTGCATGGCTTTTCCATTTGACAAAAGCTGTTGGCGAAAAACATGCGATTTACCGATGTGATGCGCTTTCAGAAGCAATTAAACAGGTAGATATACCCTCCAGCTTTATACTTTCCTTCTCAGAGAGGGAAGGGGGAGTTTTCTGTGCACCTCCAGAAGGCGTAACTGTGTTAGCAGAAAACGGTTGGTTTCTATCCGGAGATACCATGTGGCATGTGGCAGTAGGGGATGCTGTCTCTCAGTCACTGCATGATCCTGTAGTAGGCCATCAGCTTGTCGAACTTCTATCAAAGGGTGTGCCGGCCCTCATAAACAGCGGCATTCGTGTGGAGTGTCCCTACAGCTATGATCGCGCTCCATATTTATGGATCTCTATAAAAGATGTGACTAAGGACCACGTTGCCTTGCAGCGTGAAATGCACACCGGTGAATTGCGGCCGGTTTATGGTGCCCAAGATTATGTGTGGGACGGAAATACACTGCGGCCCAAACAGTATGATGCGTTGGTAGAGCGCATATTTGCGCAGGGAGATAGCGTCGTGCTTACGGGGGATGATATTCCAAAGCTTGTAATGGCAGCTTTTAGCACATGGAAATCATTTCTTAAAGGAGAAATACAACGCCTGCTGGAGCTCCATACTGTCTACGAAAATGGTGAACTTTTGCTGAATGCCTACTCTGAACAACACAATGGTATTGGTAAGGCCTATGCGCGTGCTGAAGTTTGGGCAGGAGGAAAACGTTTTTCCGCCGCGCAACTCTCTCGGGCGATTTTGCCGGACAATAAATTTGTACAGACGGACGACGGCTGGTTTAGTATTGAATTACTTGAGAAACTGGGACTGGGCCGGATGGGCAGACTTGCTGACGGCTGTTCTATTGAAAAACCGTTTACACTCAGCGCCGAGGAATTACTGTCTTGTGGCGGTGACCGCCTGTCGGGGCCTTGGAAACGCATGATAACTGACAGCCTGATTCGTGAGCAATCAGGGAAGACCCGCGCATATAGCCATTTGCGTTTTCTTGCTGAATGGGGACTGAGTGGCGGACTGAATGGCAGCGGTGTGAAACATATAAATGCTCTACTGGAGCTTATACATGAGCTATCCAGCAAATCGCCGCAATTACGGCTGCTCATTGTTGGAAAGAAGCAGCGCCTGGATGAAATATACACCGGCCTTCAACCACTGTCACCACTCTGGCTGGATGGGAGCAAAAAGGATTCTTCTGCGCCAGTCCAATCAAGCTTAATTATTATTGCAACAACCAATTCCATAACCAAAAACGAGGTGCCGCCATCCCTAAAATTCGATATCCTTGTTTTGATAGAACCAGACATCATGACTAAGAGTAACAGCACAAAGATTTTTGCGTCTCTTGAAAAACTCAAGGCCAGGATACGTATTGCCCTGTATGCAGATATGGAATATATGAAGAGGTATCAAACGCAGCTTGTTCAGCATGAATTACTGGGCATCACAAGGTGGTCCGTAACGGACTGCCTGATTATCAATCCATTTAAGCCTTTGCCCCATTTGCCCAAGCCGTATGTGTTTAAGCAAGTAGCATTAAAAACTCAGCAAACCTTTGCCGAGATTCAGCTGCAAGGTGAGCCAGCACCCAATAAGGGCGTCCCCATTCCACAACGAACTGAACTAACCACGAACATTGGGTTTCGGCCCCAAATAAACATAAGCTTCCGGACAGGAGAACAGTATTTTGTGGAGCAGGCTCAAAATTTCTCAACCAAGACGGTGAAGCAGGCAAGATTTACTCCGTTTATGACCTATTGGCCAACATACGAAAGCATGACCTCTACCCAATCACAGTGGTATTTTTACTGGCGCGCGAGGGTACGATGCGGTGAATATCCGAATACGGACTTGTCTTATATTTTTTTGTACGTTTATGAATTGATTAACCTTGTGGGTTGTGAATCGCCTCTTGAAGGCTATCAAAAGCTAATGAATGTTTGGCGCGCGTACCGGGCATTGTTTCCTAAACTGGACAGGTATTTAGCGGCATGGGTAAACGATTTTATCCTGGCACATGATCTTGAAGTTCCTGCAGACGAAATTTCCAATATGTGCGGCTGTCCGGTTGGTCAAAATACTTTGGATAATTTACTGCTAATGAAATTTGGAGAAAGGCCCCTTCGTATCGACCTACCCTTGCTGTCGCAGGCCGCCAATTATGATATTACACGCAGTAAGTTTTATCAAAGTGTGCATGCCTCTTTATGCGATGAGTATATTCCTAAAGCCGTTGCACTGGTCGATGCCTTTTTGGAAAAAAAACAAGGACGCCGTATTGTAGAAATGTTCAACCCCGGTTATGTGCAACGTGAGCGATACCTGTTCCAAAGCGCTTTGTATGCGGGAGAGCCGCGTACGATAAAGATAAACGCCATACCCCTAAGCACACATTCGCCGTTAAGGGATTTTCTGGCACAAGTCATACGCCATACGGAAAACAAGCTGCGTGAAATCAAAGATTTTTCAAGTAAGCTGCGCGGCATTGATCTGGAAGAAGACTTATGCAAATTGATTGATGCATACATGGAGCGTGAGTTTTTTAAAAAGCGAGAGGTACAGGAAAAAATCACCATAGACGCTAACAAACTGGCTCGTGCAGCGGCAGAGGCCGAGGAAACACAGCGCATGCTGATGATAGAGAACACAGAAGAGCAAATGGACGCACACGCGCCTGATTTAATAAAAGCTATGCCGGAAGATACAATGGTTACATCAATACCCGTACGCCCTGATGACACACCTGACGGATTGTTGACAGACCTTGCAGTTGTTGCAGAACTGCTCTCACAATTGGATGAGAGCGAATGCCTGCTTATTAATACGCTGTCAAAACATGGTTGGGAGATGACAAGCAGCGCACTGCAGGCCATCATGCCAAGTTGTATGACAGAAGAAGTCGTCGACCAAATCAATGAAAAGGCGCTGCGCATACTTGGAAGTTTATTGATTGTTCAAGAAAGTCAGTTGCATCTCATCGACGAGGACTATCGGGATGAGCTTGAATTTCTACGGACATATCCAGCACAGGAAGCACAAGTACATGCTGTATGGAACGCGGATGGGCTTGATGCTGAATGGCGGGAACTATGCCAGAAACTCTCACCTTGCCAGCTTGATACGCTATATGCTATGGTGCGAGGCGCAAGCCGGCAGGATCTGCAAAGCATAGCAGAAAAGGCGGAGACTATGGTAGAACCAGTATTAGACAGCATTAATGAAGCAGCTATAGAAACCGTTGGAGATCTCCTGATTGAGGATGGAGCTGTTCTCGAAGAGTATTTTGAGCCGGTCAAAAGATTATTTTCTGTGGAGGATGAATGA